A window of Pelomonas sp. SE-A7 genomic DNA:
CACGCCGCGCGGCGCCAGCTCGTTCAGCCATTCGCGCTGCTCGCTGGAGAGCGGTGCGCGCTCGGCGATCTGGGCCATCAGGGCGAAGTCCAGGCGCTGGGCCGACAGCGCACCGCCGTCGAGCTTGCCGAAATCGATGTCCAGGCCCACGCCGCCGGGCTGGCGCAGCGTGACCGACCAATCGGAGCGCGGCCAGCTGAGGCCGTCGGCGGCCTCGAAGCCCAGCTGCTGGGCCGACAGCGTGACCAGGTCCTTGCCGCGCGCCAGGCTGAGCCGGCCTTCTATGCGTTCGAGATCCAGTACCGGTGCTTCGGCCGCCAGGCGCAAGGCCACCTGGCGCAGGCCGATGTCGGCCGTGGCCTTCTCGGGCAGGCCGTTGCGGATATCTATCCAGGCGCGCAGCGCACCATCGCCGGCACTCAGCTCGAACGGCAGGTCGATATGGCGGCGCAGCTGGCTCACGTCGGCCCGCGGCAGCTCGGCATAGAGCTGGCCGCTCCAGTGGCGGATCTCGCCGGCCCGCTTCAGCAGCGACTGGGTGAAACGGCCGCGCAGGCTGAAGCGCTCGCCGAACTCGGCCGGCGGCGTGGCGTCGAGGCGCAGGTCGTGGCGGCGCAGGCCGTTGCGCAGCACCAGGTTCAGGTCCGAGAGCGCCAGCGGCGCGGCCTTGCGTACCTCGTCCACCCAGCGCACTCGGCCCTTGAGGATGACGAACTCATGCTGGGAGAAGAACCAGTCGGCCAGGTCGCCGCCGGCCTCGGCCTGCTGGTCGGGCTTCAGGTCGAAGCCGGCCACGAAGACGCGGCCCTGGGCGTCGCGGCGCACTTCCAGCTCCGGGCTGTCTATCAGCAGCTGCTCGAAGCGGGGCGACAGGGTCAGGAAGGAGCGGGCCGACAGCGCCGCCACCACGCGCGGCAGGCGCAAGGCCTCGTGCTGCGCCCGGTCCAGCAACCGCACATCGCTGAGCTCGACGGCCGGAATCCAGCCCCCGGAGCGCACCTCGATGCGGCCTATGCGCACGTCCAGGCCCAGAGCGTGCGAGGCTTGGCGTTCTACCGAAGGGCGCCAATCGTCGACGTACGGCAAAATTGCCCAGTGCAGAAGCAACCAGCTCAGCAGGACCAGGACCCAGGCCAGCATCACCAGACGCAAGGCCCAGCGCAGCAGCCGCAGCATGATGCGGTAGGGGCGCAGGACGGCGTTCTTGGCGGCGGCGGAAAGGGTTGCTGGCACTGGCATGAAAAAAGCTCGCCCTGGAGCCGCGATCTGCCCCGGCTCACGCCGGGTCGCCGCATGTCCGCCTCCGGGCGGTGCGGCTCCCTGGGGGCGCAGCAAATCTAGCACAGCGCAGATCAAGCAATGACCGAGGCCTCCTCCTCCCTCATCACGACAGCGGCTCGCGCCGAGCACAGCCGCTTCGTCCAGCGCATCCGGCGCCGCTATGCGGCCGAGCTGGACCTGCTGGCGCCCGGCCTGCCCGGACGGACCGAGATCCAGGGCCTGGTCGCCGCCCTGCAGCAGGGCGGCAGAAACCTGGCCTCGGCCATGCGCGTGGCCCGTCACCTGGTGCTGGAGCGGCTGGCCGTGCTCGACGTCGAGCAGGCTGCGGCGGTCAAGGACATCACCGAGGTGATGACCCTGCTGGCCGAGACCACGTTGTGCCTGGCCCTGGAACAGGCCCGCATCGAGCAGGACGCGATCAACGGCGTGCCGCGCAACGAGGCCGGCGAGCGCATCGAGTTCTGGGTCGTCGGCATGGGCAAGCTGGGCGGCCGCGAGCTGAATGTCTCGTCCGACATCGACCTGATCTACGTCTACGACGACGAGGGCCAGACCGACGGCCCCAACGCGATCACCGCCCACGAATACTTCGCGCTGTTGGCGCGCCGGCTCTATGCCTTGATAGGCGAGTTGACCGAGGACGGTCAGGTGTTCCGCGTCGACCTGGCGCTGCGGCCCAACGGCAATTCGGGACCGCCGGTAGTGAGCCTGGCCATGCTGGAGGAATACTTCCTGGTCCAGGGCCGCGAATGGGAGCGCTTCGCCTGGCTCAAGAGCCGCGTGGTCGCACCGCTGACCCCCGAGGCCCTGCAGCGCGCCCAGGCGCTGCGCCAGCTGGTGACACCCTTCGTCTACCGGCGCTACCTGGACTACGGCGTGTTCGAAGGCCTGCGCCAGCTGCACCGCAAGATCCGCGACGAAGCCAGCAAACGCGCCGCTGGCCGGCCCGAGCGGGCCAATGACGTCAAGCTGTCGCGCGGCGGCATACGCGAGATCGAGTTCACCGTCCAGCTCTTGCAGGTGGTGCGCGGTGGCCAGTTCCCCGAGATCCGCACCCGCTCGACGGTCAAGGCGCTGCGCAGCCTGGCGGCGCGCGGCCTGATGAAACCGGCCACGGCCGAGAAGCTGGCCGAGGGCTACCGCTTCCTGCGCCAGGTCGAGCACCGCATTCAGTATCTGGACGACCAGCAGACCCATGCGCTGCCGGCCGGCGACGAGGACCTGGGTTGGATCGCCAGCAGCCTGCAGCTGGCCTGCCGGGCCGACGCCTGCGAGCTGCTGGACCGGCTGTGCGAGGTGCGCGAACTGGTCGCCACCGAATTCGACGCCCTGCTGCACGACGGCCAGGCGCCCCAGCCCGGCAGCAGCAACGGCTGCAAGAGCTGCGGCGGGCCGCCGCTGCCGATCGATGCCGAGGAATTCCTGGAGAAACTGCAGCCCGAGCTGGCCGAGGCGGTGCGCCGCTGGGCCAAGCAGCCGCGGGTGCAGAACCTGCGCGAGGAATCGCGGCTGCGCCTGGCCAAGCTGGTCGGCCGCGCCGCCTCGGCGGTCAAGGAAGGCAAGAGCACGCTGGAGGCGGCGATACGCTTCGTCGACTGGGTCGAGCCGCTCTTGCGCCGCGAAAGCTATCTGGCCCTGCTGGTGGAACGGCCCACGGTCCAGGCCCGTCTGCTTTCGCTGCTGGGCCTGGCGCGCTGGCCGATGCGCTACCTGATGCTGCATCCTGGCGTGATCGACGAGCTGGCCGACAACCGGGTGCTGAACGAGCGCTTCGACGGCACGGCCTTCGTCGCCGACCTGGAAGAACGCCATGCTGCCTGGGCCCGCCACGGCGAGGCCGACGAGGAAGCGTTGCTGGACACGCTGCGCCGCTCCCACCATGCCGAGGTGTTCCGCACCCTGGTGCGCGACGTGGAAGGCCAGATCACGGTCGAGCAGGTGGCCGACGAGCTGTCAGCGCTCGCCGATGCCACTCTGCAATGCGCGATCAACTGGGCCTGGGCCCGGCTCAAGCAGGCCCACCGGCCGGCGCCGCGGCTGGCCGTCATCGCCTACGGCAAGCTGGGCGGCAAGGAGCTGGGCTATGGCGGCGACCTGGACGTGGTCTTCCTGTTCGACGACGAGGACGAGAACGCGCCCGAGATCTACGGCGCCTTTGTCCGCAAGCTGATCACCTGGCTGACGCTGCGCACCGCGGCCGGCGAGCTGTTCGACATAGACACGGCGCTGCGGCCCAACGGCAATTCGGGCCTGCTGGTCACCTCGCTGTCCAGCTTCGCCAACTACCAGGAAGGCCGTGGCAGCAACACCGCCTGGACCTGGGAACACCAGGCCATCACGCGGGCGCGCTTCTGCGCCGGTGATGCAGACCTGGCCGAGCGCTTCGAGGCCGTGCGCCGCACGGTGCTGACCGCGCCGCGCGACCACGCAGCGCTGCGACAGGAGGTGCAGGCCATGCGCGAGAAGGTGCGCGAGGCACGGCCGGTCAAGGCCGGGCTGTTCGACGTCAAGCACAGCCCCGGCGGCATGATGGACGCCGAGTTTGCCTTGCAGTTCCTCATCCTGGCCCAGGCCGGCCAGCATCCTGAGCTGCTGGACAACAAGGGCGCCATCGCCCTGCTGCAGCGCGCAGAGGACGCCGGCCTGCTGCCGGTCGGAGTGGGCGCCGCCGCCGCCGATGCCTACCGCGAGCTGCGCCGGGTCCAGCACCGGGCGCGGCTGAATGAGCAGCCGACGCAGGTCGAGGAAGCCTTGCTCACCGACAAGGGCCTGGCCGCCCACCGTGAGGCGGTGCTGGCGCTGTGGCGCGCGGTCTTCGGCTGACGGAGCAGGCCTGGCCGCTGCTGGCTGGCCTCGCCGCCCTTGCGGCGCTGGTCCTGTTCCCCTTGACGCTCAGGCCGCCGGTGGCTTCGCCGCTGGCCGCCCTGGTGCATCTGAACGAACGCCATCTGCTGGCCAACCTGGCCGGCTGCGCCGTGCTCGGCTGGCTGGGCTGGCGGGCCCGGATGGGCACCGCCGAGGCGCTCGCGTGGCTGCTGGCCTGGCCGCTGGCTCAGTTCGCCTTGTTGCTGGGGCCGCCGCTGGAGCGCTTTGCCGGGCTTTCCGGCTGGCTGCATGGCGGCGCCGCCCTCATCGCCGTGAGCCTGCTGGCCAGGACCGGGCGTGAGCGCCTGATCGGCGCCGTCCTGCTGGCCGGCCTGGGGGCCAAATTGCTGCTGGAGCAGCCCTTCGCCCCACCGGCCTTTGACCCGGGCTGGGGCTTCGCCCCCGTCCCCTTTGCCCATCTCGCCGGCAGCCTGATCGGCGCCAGCCTGGCCCTGCTCACGCGATACTGGCCGCTTCGAACTTCCAGGAGACAAGACCCATGATCACGCTGTACGGCATGTCGCTGTCCAACTACTACAACAAGGTCAAGCTGGTGCTGCTGGAGAAGGGGCTGCCGTTCCGCGAGGAGCTGGTCAAGACCTTCTCGGGCGCGCCCGAGGTGCTGGAAGCCTCGCCGCTGGCCAAGATTCCCTTCATCCGCCTGGAAGACGGCCGCCCGCTGTGCGAGAGCGAGGTGATCTGCGAATACCTGGAGCAGATCCAGCCCGAACCGCGCCTGCTGCCGGTCGACGCCTTCGAAGCCGCCAAGGTGCGCGAGCTGGTCACCTTCGTCGAGCTGCACCTGGAGCTGGTGGGCCGCGAGCTCTACGGCCAGGCCTTCTTCGGCGGCAGCTGCAGCGAAAGCAATCAGCAGCGCGTCCGCAAGGTCCTCACCAAGAACATCGCCGCCTTCAAGCAGTTGGCCAAGTTCTCGCCCTACATCGCTGGCAGCAGCTACAGCCTGGCCGATTGCGCCGCCTGGGCCAGCCTGCCGGTCGTGGGCATGGCCACCAAGGCCGTGCTGGGCGAGGACCTGCTGCAGGCTGCCGGCATCGATTGGAAGACCTATGCCCGCTTCATCGCCGAGCGCCCGGCGGTGCAGAAGGTGGTGGCCGATCGCAAGGCCGACCAGGAGCGGGCCGCCGCCGCCAAGAGCGGCTGAACGGGCCGGCCCCGGCGGGCGCAACGGACTGTCCCCCGTTTTCTGCAGTCTGTCGCGGCCCGCTTCGTCCGGCGGAGGGGCGGAGATATGGTGTGCTACATCACTAACACACCGGCCCCGGGCCCAGGTTGATATGCACAACTGGAACCAAACCGCCCCGATCTACCAGCAGCTGGCCGACCGCCTTGCGGTCCAGCTGCTGGACGGAGATCCCCCCGAAGGCGAAGCCATGCCGTCCGTCAGGGCCCTGGCCAGCCGCTACCTGATCAACCCGCTGACCGTCAGCCGAGCGATCCAGGCCCTGACCGAAAGGGACCTGGTCGAATCGCGCCGCGGCATGGGTATCTACGTCAAGCCGGGCGCCCGCGAAAAGCTGCTGCACAGCGAGCGCGAGCAGTTCCTGCAAGAGGAATGGCCGGCCCTGCGCGAGCGCCTGGCCCGACTGGGCATCGCCGCCAAGGATCTGAACTGGGAGTCGCAATGATGGAACAACAACAACACCTGATCGAAGCCAGCGGCTTCAGCCTGCGTTACGGCCGCAAGACCGCCGTGGACAACCTGAACTTCAGCATTCCCAAGGGCCGGGTCGTCGGCCTGCTGGGCCACAACGGCGCCGGCAAGACCTCGCTGATGAAGGCCATGGTCGGCCTGCATGGCGGCGAGGGCTCGCTGAAGGTGCTGGGCCTGGATCCTATGAGCCAGCGCGGCGAGCTGCTGGAATCGCTGAGCTACATCCCCGACGTGGCCGTGCTGCCGCGCTGGGCCCGGGTGCATGAGCTGATCACCCTGATGAGCGGCCTGCAGCCCAAGTTCTCGGCCGAGCGGGCCCGCAAGCTGCTCAAGCGCACCAGCGTCACCGAGAACGACAAGGTCAAGAGCCTGTCCAAGGGCATGGTCACCCAGCTGCACCTGGCCTTGATCGCGGCCATCGACAGCAAGCTGATGATCCTGGACGAGCCCACGCTGGGCCTGGACGTGATGTCGCGCAAGAGCTTCTACGAGATGCTGATCGACGAATGGTGCGACGGCGAGCGCAGCGTGATCATCTCGACCCACCAGGTGGAGGAGATCGAGTCGCTGCTGTCCGACGTGATGATGCTGGACGAGGGTCGGCTGGTCTTGAACATCAGCCTGGAGGAGATGGACTCTCGCTTCGTCGCTCTGGCTCATGACCCGGCGGCGGCCGATGCCATCGCCGATGCCCATCCGCTGCTGCGCTACCGCCAGCAAGGTCGGCCGGCGGCGCTGTTCGACGGCGCACCGCCCGCCCACCTGGAGGGCGTGGGCCAGCGCTTCCGCCCCAGCCTCGTGGACCTGTTCATGGCCCTCACCCGCAAGCCCGAAATGCAGCGCCAGCAGGCCTGAGCCCTGAGCGTCCAAGGAGAACCAATCATGACGACGACAACCCGTTTCAGCACCCTGATGCGGCGCGAATGGATGCAGCATCACATCGGCTGGCTGGTCGTGATGTGCCTGCTGCCCGCGATCATCCTGGTGGCCATGCCCTTCCAGGGCACGGTAGAACTCGGCAACAAGCAGCTGCCGCCGGCTTCGCTGCTGGCGCTGATGGTCATGGCCGGCATCACGGCCACCGTCTTCGGTCTCAGCTGGATCGTGGCCATGTTCCAGCTGCCCGGCCTCGCGAGGCGCGACCAGCAGGACCGGTCCATCGAGTTCTGGATGTCGCTGCCGGCCGGCCACAGCGAGAGCGTGGTCGCGACGCTGCTGATGCATGCGGTCTTGATTCCCATGCTGGCCCTGGCGGTTGGCGCGGGCTTCGGGCTGATCATCGGCACCGCCTCGCTGATCAAGCTGTTCGGCTTCGCTGGCCTGGCCCAGGTCACCTGGGGTGGCGTGATCGTCACCATGCTGATCGGCCTGATCCGCATCGCTTTCGGCGTCGCCCTGCTGACCCTGTGGATGGCGCCGCTGTTCATGATCCTGATGGCGGCCTCGGCCTGGCTGAAGCGCTGGGGCGTGCCGGCCGTGATCGGCACCCTGGTCATCGGCGGCAATGTGCTGGACAAGGTCTACGGTATTCGCATCGTCGGAGACTTGCTCAAGGCCCAGTTCGACGGCGCCGGCCGTGCCCTGTTCAACGCCAGCCACACCTTTGAGGGCAAGACCCTGAAGACCCATCCGGAAGTGGGTGAGTTCTTGAACAACCTCGGTCCCTGGGCCCTTCAAGACGCCTGGCAGGCCGTTCAACAGCTGGCCTCGCCCCACCTGATAGGCGGCCTGCTGGTGGCGGCCGGTTGCTTCTACCTGGTGATACTGGCTCGCAAGCGCGCGACCTGAGATCGGCCCGGAAATGCAAAGAGCCCGCAATTGCGGGCTCTTTCTATTGGGGGGCCGAAACCAGCGACCGGATCAAACGGCCGGCTGCGGTGCGGCCGCTGCCAGCTTGGTGGTCAGTTCCTTGCGGAAGCGATTCAGCTCCTGGACACTGGCAAAGCTGCGCTCCATCAGCAGGCTCATATTGTGCAGGATGCGCTCGACCACCTTGTTCTCCCAGACGGCGTCGAACTGGATCTGCTTGTCCAGCCAATGCTCCAGCCACTGGGGATCGGGCAGGCGGCTTTGGATGGTGTCGCGCGGGAACAGCTTGGCATTGACGTGCAGGTTGGTCGGGTGCAGGGCCTGCGCCGTGCGGCGGGCACTGGCCATCAGCACGCCCACCTTGGCGAAAGCGGCACGGGCCTCGTCACCGAACTTGCTCATGGCACGCTTCATGTAGCGCAGATAGGCGCCGCCATGGCGGGCCTCGTCGCGAGACAGCGTCTCGTAGATCGCCTTGATCACCGGCTCGGTGTGCCATTCAGCGGCGCGGCGGTACCAGTGGTTCAGTCGGATCTCGCCGCAGAAGTGCAGCATCAGCGTTTCCAGCGCCGGGGCCGGATCGAACTCGAAGCGGATCTCGTGCAGTTCGGCTTCGGTGGGCACCAGGTCGGGACGGAAGCGGCGCAGGTATTCCATCAGCACCAGGGAATGCTTCTGCTCCTCGAAGAACCAGACGCTCATGAACGCCGAGAAATCG
This region includes:
- the glnE gene encoding bifunctional [glutamate--ammonia ligase]-adenylyl-L-tyrosine phosphorylase/[glutamate--ammonia-ligase] adenylyltransferase, encoding MTEASSSLITTAARAEHSRFVQRIRRRYAAELDLLAPGLPGRTEIQGLVAALQQGGRNLASAMRVARHLVLERLAVLDVEQAAAVKDITEVMTLLAETTLCLALEQARIEQDAINGVPRNEAGERIEFWVVGMGKLGGRELNVSSDIDLIYVYDDEGQTDGPNAITAHEYFALLARRLYALIGELTEDGQVFRVDLALRPNGNSGPPVVSLAMLEEYFLVQGREWERFAWLKSRVVAPLTPEALQRAQALRQLVTPFVYRRYLDYGVFEGLRQLHRKIRDEASKRAAGRPERANDVKLSRGGIREIEFTVQLLQVVRGGQFPEIRTRSTVKALRSLAARGLMKPATAEKLAEGYRFLRQVEHRIQYLDDQQTHALPAGDEDLGWIASSLQLACRADACELLDRLCEVRELVATEFDALLHDGQAPQPGSSNGCKSCGGPPLPIDAEEFLEKLQPELAEAVRRWAKQPRVQNLREESRLRLAKLVGRAASAVKEGKSTLEAAIRFVDWVEPLLRRESYLALLVERPTVQARLLSLLGLARWPMRYLMLHPGVIDELADNRVLNERFDGTAFVADLEERHAAWARHGEADEEALLDTLRRSHHAEVFRTLVRDVEGQITVEQVADELSALADATLQCAINWAWARLKQAHRPAPRLAVIAYGKLGGKELGYGGDLDVVFLFDDEDENAPEIYGAFVRKLITWLTLRTAAGELFDIDTALRPNGNSGLLVTSLSSFANYQEGRGSNTAWTWEHQAITRARFCAGDADLAERFEAVRRTVLTAPRDHAALRQEVQAMREKVREARPVKAGLFDVKHSPGGMMDAEFALQFLILAQAGQHPELLDNKGAIALLQRAEDAGLLPVGVGAAAADAYRELRRVQHRARLNEQPTQVEEALLTDKGLAAHREAVLALWRAVFG
- a CDS encoding rhombosortase encodes the protein MARGLRLTEQAWPLLAGLAALAALVLFPLTLRPPVASPLAALVHLNERHLLANLAGCAVLGWLGWRARMGTAEALAWLLAWPLAQFALLLGPPLERFAGLSGWLHGGAALIAVSLLARTGRERLIGAVLLAGLGAKLLLEQPFAPPAFDPGWGFAPVPFAHLAGSLIGASLALLTRYWPLRTSRRQDP
- a CDS encoding glutathione S-transferase gives rise to the protein MITLYGMSLSNYYNKVKLVLLEKGLPFREELVKTFSGAPEVLEASPLAKIPFIRLEDGRPLCESEVICEYLEQIQPEPRLLPVDAFEAAKVRELVTFVELHLELVGRELYGQAFFGGSCSESNQQRVRKVLTKNIAAFKQLAKFSPYIAGSSYSLADCAAWASLPVVGMATKAVLGEDLLQAAGIDWKTYARFIAERPAVQKVVADRKADQERAAAAKSG
- a CDS encoding GntR family transcriptional regulator, whose protein sequence is MHNWNQTAPIYQQLADRLAVQLLDGDPPEGEAMPSVRALASRYLINPLTVSRAIQALTERDLVESRRGMGIYVKPGAREKLLHSEREQFLQEEWPALRERLARLGIAAKDLNWESQ
- a CDS encoding ABC transporter ATP-binding protein; the encoded protein is MEQQQHLIEASGFSLRYGRKTAVDNLNFSIPKGRVVGLLGHNGAGKTSLMKAMVGLHGGEGSLKVLGLDPMSQRGELLESLSYIPDVAVLPRWARVHELITLMSGLQPKFSAERARKLLKRTSVTENDKVKSLSKGMVTQLHLALIAAIDSKLMILDEPTLGLDVMSRKSFYEMLIDEWCDGERSVIISTHQVEEIESLLSDVMMLDEGRLVLNISLEEMDSRFVALAHDPAAADAIADAHPLLRYRQQGRPAALFDGAPPAHLEGVGQRFRPSLVDLFMALTRKPEMQRQQA
- a CDS encoding ferritin-like domain-containing protein, translated to MLYPELFKQLEAVRWNMDTDIPWDKFDPALLTEDQARTIKMNAITEWAALPATEMFLRDNRDDSDFSAFMSVWFFEEQKHSLVLMEYLRRFRPDLVPTEAELHEIRFEFDPAPALETLMLHFCGEIRLNHWYRRAAEWHTEPVIKAIYETLSRDEARHGGAYLRYMKRAMSKFGDEARAAFAKVGVLMASARRTAQALHPTNLHVNAKLFPRDTIQSRLPDPQWLEHWLDKQIQFDAVWENKVVERILHNMSLLMERSFASVQELNRFRKELTTKLAAAAPQPAV